The following proteins are encoded in a genomic region of Sorangiineae bacterium MSr12523:
- a CDS encoding SpoIIE family protein phosphatase translates to MTGWWPSGIRRSLTGQTLLQMAMRVSLVILIATVFGYYHLVSSLRAATLAQLTKYVIERGHRERAIFSLAEDNQAVLRDALTKSFMEAGGRDFSKEFEAATERREDGCLRSRDQPREGNVISLYVGRKTPVTEDLKRKMMVSRDLVLQYGPAWHNRFFNTYVSFPENAIILYTPDFPHMEQGFPPDYDIPSLEFHYITDAKHDPSREPAWTGLYFDEIIKEWMVTCATPVYLGDSLVASAETDVLLSELFKRSINDHAPGTYNLIFRGDGRLVVHPDKVSEIQAKNGNYLIAESGDEHLKRIFSLVMGSAPNTAVADNSIDSEYVFFAKLDEPDWYFVTIFPKSILSKQAFDTARVYLFLSVASLLVEIIVMYFVLRKQVAAPLLEMMAATSRVALGDLNVLLPSARREDELGQLSSQFNAMAGAVSTREQSLKKALVELEDSRRRLAAKEALERELEIARTIQVSLVPQTLQLKGLDASGKMLPAEEVGGDYYDAFQAGGTDWLLIGDVSGHGVTAGLIMMMVQTAVRTAVLNAPAGSAPLSPSHVLNMVNTSIFGNLQRIDKNQYMTLTAFRVEGNTFTYAGRHQDVIIYRAAARTIECLETDGMWLGIMDDISQMVEDRTFHVDEGDIVLLYTDGLPEAKRLGRFLGIEGLVEVFRQAVETSRQDSQEILEAVLKQTKDYEFKDDVSLLVVRKTTKTEDAGKA, encoded by the coding sequence ATGACAGGGTGGTGGCCGAGCGGCATTCGGCGTTCGCTGACCGGGCAGACGCTTCTTCAGATGGCCATGCGGGTCAGCCTGGTCATTCTGATTGCCACCGTCTTTGGCTACTACCACCTGGTCTCCAGCCTGCGCGCCGCCACCCTCGCGCAATTGACGAAGTACGTCATCGAGCGCGGACACCGTGAGCGCGCCATTTTCAGCTTGGCGGAGGACAACCAAGCCGTCTTGCGCGATGCGTTGACCAAGAGCTTCATGGAAGCGGGCGGCCGAGACTTCAGCAAGGAGTTCGAGGCGGCGACCGAACGACGTGAGGACGGTTGCCTGCGCAGCCGCGACCAACCGCGGGAGGGCAACGTCATTAGCCTTTACGTCGGTCGCAAAACGCCAGTGACCGAGGATTTGAAGCGCAAAATGATGGTCTCCCGCGACCTGGTGCTTCAGTACGGGCCGGCCTGGCACAATCGATTCTTCAACACGTACGTCAGCTTTCCCGAGAACGCCATCATCCTGTACACGCCGGATTTCCCGCACATGGAGCAGGGATTTCCGCCGGACTACGATATTCCGAGCCTGGAGTTCCACTACATCACCGACGCCAAGCACGATCCGTCGCGCGAGCCAGCGTGGACGGGGCTCTACTTCGACGAGATCATCAAAGAGTGGATGGTGACGTGCGCCACGCCCGTGTACTTGGGCGATAGCCTGGTGGCATCGGCGGAGACGGACGTTCTCCTGAGCGAATTGTTCAAGCGCTCGATCAACGACCATGCGCCGGGCACGTACAATCTGATTTTTCGAGGTGATGGGCGCCTGGTCGTGCATCCCGACAAGGTCAGTGAGATTCAGGCGAAGAATGGCAATTACCTGATTGCCGAGTCCGGGGACGAGCACCTGAAACGGATCTTCTCGCTCGTCATGGGCAGTGCGCCCAATACGGCGGTGGCCGACAACTCGATTGATTCGGAATACGTGTTTTTCGCCAAGCTGGACGAGCCGGATTGGTACTTCGTGACGATTTTCCCGAAGTCCATTTTGAGCAAGCAGGCATTCGACACCGCCCGCGTGTACCTCTTTTTGAGCGTGGCCTCGCTGCTGGTGGAAATCATCGTGATGTACTTCGTGCTGCGCAAGCAGGTGGCCGCACCTCTTTTGGAGATGATGGCCGCGACCAGTCGTGTGGCATTGGGTGACTTGAACGTGCTGCTTCCTTCGGCGCGCCGGGAGGACGAGCTGGGGCAGCTTTCCTCGCAGTTCAATGCAATGGCTGGCGCCGTGTCGACCCGCGAGCAATCGCTCAAGAAGGCATTGGTCGAGTTGGAGGATTCGCGGCGGCGGCTCGCCGCGAAGGAGGCGCTCGAGCGCGAGTTGGAGATTGCGCGCACCATTCAGGTGTCGCTGGTGCCCCAGACGCTGCAATTGAAGGGACTCGATGCTTCGGGAAAAATGCTCCCCGCCGAGGAAGTCGGAGGAGACTATTACGATGCCTTCCAGGCCGGCGGCACGGATTGGCTTTTGATTGGTGATGTGTCGGGCCACGGCGTGACGGCGGGCCTCATCATGATGATGGTCCAGACGGCCGTACGAACGGCGGTGCTCAATGCGCCGGCAGGATCGGCGCCGCTGTCGCCGTCGCACGTGCTCAATATGGTGAATACGTCCATATTTGGGAATCTGCAGCGGATCGACAAGAATCAATACATGACCCTCACGGCCTTCCGGGTCGAGGGAAACACCTTCACGTATGCCGGCCGCCATCAAGACGTCATCATTTATCGCGCGGCCGCTCGAACGATCGAGTGCCTGGAAACCGACGGAATGTGGCTCGGCATCATGGACGATATTTCGCAGATGGTGGAGGACCGCACCTTCCACGTCGACGAAGGCGATATCGTGCTCCTCTACACGGACGGTCTGCCCGAGGCCAAGCGACTCGGCCGCTTCTTGGGCATCGAGGGTCTGGTCGAGGTCTTCCGCCAGGCGGTGGAGACGAGTCGTCAGGATAGCCAGGAAATCCTGGAGGCCGTTCTAAAGCAGACGAAGGATTACGAGTTCAAGGACGACGTTTCGCTGCTGGTGGTGCGTAAGACGACTAAGACGGAGGACGCCGGGAAGGCGTAG
- a CDS encoding GNAT family N-acetyltransferase, with translation MNRENETFQIRRMRADETDIIREWAAGEGWNPGLYDADCFFATDPQGFFLGEVNGQPVAMISCVAYDSSYGFVGLYIVKAAHRGRGYGLRTWQEGLKYLGTRTVGLDGVLAQQQNYERSGFRFSHHHVRYERPADAPRLEADRVPSIVPLSAIPQDDLVAFDTACAPAPRPHFLRRWLQLRDSYGFASIQDGKLRGFGLARPCVVGFKIGPLLADDAVVAEDLLRGLLSAAPSGPVFLDVPDTTPVPRNLALHFGMHEVFRTARMYTRPTPSHERVFGIATMELG, from the coding sequence ATGAATCGCGAAAATGAAACGTTCCAAATTCGAAGAATGCGCGCGGATGAGACGGATATCATTCGAGAATGGGCGGCCGGGGAGGGGTGGAACCCGGGGCTCTATGACGCAGATTGTTTCTTTGCGACCGACCCGCAGGGCTTCTTCCTGGGCGAAGTCAATGGCCAACCGGTCGCCATGATCTCCTGCGTTGCGTACGATTCATCCTACGGCTTCGTCGGTCTTTACATCGTCAAGGCTGCCCATCGGGGTCGCGGCTACGGTTTGCGCACATGGCAAGAAGGACTGAAATACCTCGGCACGCGCACGGTGGGTCTCGACGGCGTTTTGGCGCAACAGCAAAATTACGAACGTTCCGGTTTCCGCTTTTCGCATCACCACGTGCGCTACGAACGGCCTGCAGACGCACCGCGGCTCGAAGCGGACCGCGTTCCGTCGATCGTTCCACTTTCCGCGATTCCCCAGGACGATCTGGTGGCATTCGACACGGCCTGCGCCCCGGCGCCGCGTCCTCATTTCCTACGGCGTTGGCTGCAACTTCGCGATTCGTATGGTTTTGCATCCATTCAAGATGGAAAACTCCGCGGCTTCGGCCTGGCGCGGCCCTGCGTCGTAGGCTTCAAGATCGGACCTCTGTTGGCCGATGACGCCGTGGTTGCGGAGGATCTCCTCCGCGGGTTGCTCTCCGCGGCGCCTTCGGGCCCTGTGTTCCTCGACGTACCGGACACCACGCCTGTGCCGCGAAACCTCGCCTTACATTTCGGAATGCACGAGGTGTTTCGCACCGCGCGGATGTACACTCGACCCACGCCGAGCCACGAACGTGTATTCGGCATCGCGACGATGGAGCTTGGGTAG
- a CDS encoding BMP family ABC transporter substrate-binding protein, producing MEVSLFIKRHPWVVGLATSAALGCTFVVESDIKGSGLGTVCAANDQCHAGVCDNGICVASCTVDGECPSPTKCFAGKCQTPLKVAGLWIGPVTEGEGWNSTHQEGMEEAAKQLPYLNWYRRENVLPFTGDVDKMVDQAVLEEKVDVVVLNSFSQREEMMKKAEQYKHVKFLNCSGDNFNGHNAISYDGHIEQSWWVAGRVAASKAKKRLGFVASFITPEVVRYISAFYLGARSVNKDIKVEVQWLGFWVDYKTPESYPYKGPLSDNQDVKLYREDLLTYRLIDSGAEVIAHSTDSQRPVRAIERLTKDGKIHDVYSISNDNKAGCVDLLTKQRMQSCLGSPYWNWTPLYIQMFEDIHRGTWRADQNRNEVMIIDPAKSVPGFELNPASGIDSNAVRSYVTEISSRGWEHTFAGPYETTGQRDRDLDGLADAVQAFGADEKMSETEYNTMCWFPKGVIEKFDVTDPKSADVDGRVPDEDRVRDTKFVNDLEGPPGVPPGVGIVCKKNL from the coding sequence TTGGAGGTTTCTTTGTTCATCAAGCGCCATCCCTGGGTCGTGGGACTCGCCACATCGGCGGCTTTGGGCTGCACGTTCGTCGTCGAAAGCGACATCAAAGGCAGCGGCCTCGGTACGGTCTGCGCGGCCAACGACCAATGCCACGCCGGAGTCTGCGACAATGGCATCTGCGTGGCGTCTTGTACGGTCGACGGCGAATGCCCCTCACCGACCAAGTGTTTTGCTGGCAAATGCCAGACCCCACTCAAGGTCGCCGGGCTGTGGATCGGGCCCGTGACCGAAGGCGAGGGGTGGAACTCCACGCACCAAGAAGGGATGGAGGAGGCTGCAAAGCAACTTCCCTATCTGAATTGGTACAGGCGTGAGAACGTCCTACCTTTCACCGGCGACGTCGACAAGATGGTGGACCAAGCGGTGCTGGAGGAGAAGGTCGACGTGGTCGTCCTCAACTCGTTCAGCCAGCGCGAAGAGATGATGAAGAAGGCGGAGCAATACAAGCACGTCAAATTCCTCAATTGCTCGGGCGACAACTTCAATGGGCACAATGCCATTTCCTACGATGGGCACATCGAGCAATCGTGGTGGGTGGCGGGGCGCGTCGCTGCATCCAAGGCCAAAAAACGTCTAGGATTCGTAGCGTCGTTCATCACGCCCGAGGTCGTGCGCTACATTTCGGCTTTCTATCTCGGGGCGCGCAGCGTCAACAAGGACATCAAAGTCGAGGTTCAGTGGCTCGGATTCTGGGTCGATTACAAGACGCCAGAAAGCTACCCCTACAAAGGGCCGCTCTCCGACAACCAGGACGTGAAGCTCTATCGCGAAGATCTCCTTACCTACCGTCTCATCGATAGTGGCGCGGAAGTGATCGCGCACTCGACGGATAGCCAAAGGCCGGTGCGCGCCATCGAGCGGCTGACCAAGGACGGAAAGATTCACGACGTTTACTCCATCAGCAACGACAACAAAGCTGGCTGTGTCGACCTCCTCACGAAGCAGCGGATGCAGTCCTGCCTGGGCAGCCCGTACTGGAATTGGACTCCGCTGTACATTCAGATGTTCGAGGACATTCACCGGGGAACCTGGCGGGCCGACCAGAATCGCAACGAGGTCATGATCATCGACCCTGCGAAGAGCGTTCCGGGGTTCGAATTGAACCCGGCCAGCGGGATCGACAGCAACGCCGTGCGCTCGTACGTGACGGAAATCTCCAGTCGCGGCTGGGAGCACACCTTCGCGGGCCCGTATGAAACGACGGGCCAACGCGACCGCGATTTGGATGGCCTGGCGGATGCCGTGCAAGCTTTTGGCGCCGACGAAAAGATGTCCGAGACCGAGTACAATACGATGTGCTGGTTCCCGAAGGGCGTCATCGAGAAGTTCGATGTGACCGATCCCAAGTCGGCCGACGTCGATGGCCGCGTTCCCGATGAAGATCGCGTTCGCGACACGAAGTTCGTCAACGATCTCGAAGGCCCGCCCGGCGTGCCACCCGGCGTGGGTATCGTCTGCAAGAAGAATTTGTAA
- a CDS encoding BMP family ABC transporter substrate-binding protein, with translation MILVGPKNDHGWNESHFESIKKAIAKFPDVKFDYIDKVNPSDRPNSKSAQVADDLIARGSRLVVFSSDDFKDDALETARKHPDVSIIHISGDHAWKEGRNYKNQKNLGNIDGALEPAKMMGGCAAALATESGKIGYLGALANDETRRLVSSAYLGAKHCWEKYRKKPAKELTFKVTWIGFWFNIPGVTLDPTKVVDDYFSGGFDVVMSGLDTPEAAVQSKKAAEAGKRVRFTHHDFKTGCDLSPDTCLGVGYYNWMPAYRDVIRSVREGKFAGEFAWPGPDYRDINGEESSVGFEFGRALGDKKATLEEFIRSLGDKSVVLHTGPLKFQDGSEFLKPGEVATPQKIWYMPQLLEGITGKSQ, from the coding sequence ATGATCCTCGTTGGACCGAAGAACGACCATGGCTGGAACGAATCGCACTTCGAAAGCATCAAGAAGGCGATTGCCAAGTTCCCCGATGTGAAATTCGACTACATCGACAAGGTCAATCCTTCCGACCGGCCCAATTCGAAGAGTGCACAGGTCGCCGACGATCTGATTGCCCGCGGAAGTCGGTTGGTCGTCTTCAGCTCGGACGACTTCAAAGACGATGCCCTGGAGACCGCGCGCAAGCATCCCGACGTGTCCATCATCCATATTTCCGGCGACCATGCGTGGAAAGAAGGCCGGAACTACAAGAATCAGAAAAATCTAGGCAACATCGATGGTGCGCTCGAACCGGCGAAGATGATGGGAGGGTGCGCCGCCGCACTCGCCACGGAGTCCGGCAAGATCGGTTACCTCGGGGCGCTGGCCAATGACGAGACGCGCCGCCTCGTATCGTCTGCTTACTTGGGCGCCAAACATTGTTGGGAGAAATACCGAAAGAAACCGGCCAAAGAGCTGACCTTCAAGGTCACCTGGATCGGATTCTGGTTCAACATTCCAGGTGTCACTCTGGATCCCACCAAGGTCGTCGATGACTATTTCAGTGGTGGCTTCGATGTGGTGATGAGCGGGCTCGATACGCCAGAGGCCGCGGTGCAATCCAAAAAAGCGGCCGAGGCCGGTAAACGCGTGAGATTCACGCACCACGATTTCAAAACAGGGTGCGATCTCTCCCCCGATACCTGTCTTGGCGTCGGCTACTACAATTGGATGCCCGCGTACCGCGACGTCATCCGAAGTGTGCGCGAAGGCAAATTCGCCGGCGAGTTCGCTTGGCCCGGGCCGGACTACCGCGACATCAATGGAGAGGAATCCTCCGTCGGGTTCGAGTTCGGCCGCGCATTGGGCGACAAGAAGGCCACGCTCGAGGAGTTCATTCGCTCATTGGGCGACAAGAGCGTGGTCCTTCACACCGGGCCGCTGAAGTTCCAGGACGGGAGCGAGTTCCTGAAGCCGGGCGAGGTGGCCACGCCGCAGAAGATTTGGTACATGCCTCAATTGTTGGAGGGGATCACCGGCAAGAGCCAATAG
- a CDS encoding aromatic ring-hydroxylating dioxygenase subunit alpha: MTHAPPDPVLFDDWHVVARSEQLEVEKPVAVNLLGEDVVLWRGKDGVAAFRDACVHRGARLSLGKVRDCTLVCPYHGWRYDEQGQCTHIPAQPKLTPPKKAKVSAYRVKEKYGWIWLSLGNPARDVPAFAEWEDDSYRKVHVGPYPFPASGPRIIENFLDVAHFPFVHEGFLGDPAYPEIDEYEAQISPDDEIGVIARDISVFQPDPDGTGEGRRIAYTYKVLRPLTATFVKSSAGARFAMFFTVTPVGERMSFVWAYIAMDYSTLTDDEIRSFQDKITLQDVPVVSSQRPELIALDLAEELHLRSDRISIAYRKWLRQLGLRYGVLT, encoded by the coding sequence ATGACACACGCCCCCCCGGATCCCGTTCTCTTCGACGATTGGCACGTCGTCGCGCGCAGCGAGCAATTGGAGGTCGAGAAGCCGGTCGCCGTGAATCTGCTGGGGGAGGACGTGGTCCTCTGGCGCGGGAAGGACGGGGTCGCCGCCTTTCGCGACGCGTGCGTCCATCGCGGTGCGCGCCTGTCGCTGGGCAAGGTGCGCGATTGCACGCTGGTGTGCCCGTACCACGGTTGGCGCTACGACGAGCAAGGTCAGTGCACGCACATTCCGGCGCAGCCCAAATTGACGCCCCCGAAAAAGGCCAAGGTCAGCGCGTACCGGGTGAAGGAGAAATACGGCTGGATATGGCTTTCTCTCGGCAATCCCGCGCGGGACGTGCCCGCCTTCGCGGAATGGGAAGATGATTCGTATCGCAAAGTGCACGTGGGGCCCTACCCGTTTCCGGCGAGCGGGCCCCGCATCATCGAGAATTTCCTCGATGTGGCGCACTTTCCCTTCGTGCACGAAGGGTTTCTCGGAGATCCGGCCTATCCGGAAATCGACGAATACGAGGCCCAGATCTCCCCCGATGACGAGATAGGCGTGATCGCGCGCGACATTTCCGTCTTTCAGCCCGATCCGGATGGAACGGGAGAAGGCCGGCGCATCGCCTACACGTACAAGGTGCTAAGGCCGCTCACGGCGACATTCGTCAAATCGTCCGCGGGCGCACGCTTCGCCATGTTTTTCACGGTCACCCCCGTGGGCGAGCGCATGTCGTTCGTGTGGGCGTACATTGCCATGGACTACAGCACGCTCACCGACGACGAGATTCGCTCGTTTCAGGACAAGATTACGCTTCAGGACGTCCCGGTGGTTTCCTCGCAGCGGCCCGAGCTCATTGCGCTCGATTTGGCCGAGGAGCTGCACCTTCGGTCCGATCGTATCTCGATTGCTTACCGCAAATGGCTACGACAATTGGGACTACGGTACGGCGTGCTCACGTGA
- a CDS encoding MerR family transcriptional regulator — protein MRTKPLQLKVGELAARAGVSVRALHHYDEIGLLRPGHTSSGHRIYDDASVERLLQIKALRQLGFSLEDIIQSFHDRDFSLRQALTLRLERLREEMVSHRILLNRLENLVRHIDADETLSTESIFETMEAMMNVESYFTPEQLEELRQRREALGEEGLKQSQEDWRVLVDEVRGEIAKGTDPASPRAQELGARWAALVQAFTGGNPGIAAAVRKMWFSEGHKNTPGIDVTAVREAGDYIVKVNAAKKT, from the coding sequence GTGAGGACCAAACCGTTGCAACTCAAAGTGGGGGAGCTGGCCGCTCGGGCAGGCGTTTCCGTGCGTGCGCTGCACCATTACGACGAAATCGGACTGCTCCGCCCGGGGCATACGTCGTCGGGGCATCGCATTTACGACGACGCCAGCGTCGAGCGCCTCTTGCAGATCAAAGCCCTGCGCCAGCTCGGCTTTTCGCTCGAGGACATCATCCAGTCCTTCCACGACCGAGATTTCTCGCTTCGTCAGGCCCTCACCCTTCGCCTCGAGCGACTGCGCGAGGAGATGGTCTCGCACCGGATCTTGTTGAACCGGCTCGAGAACCTCGTTCGGCACATCGACGCCGACGAGACCTTATCCACGGAGAGCATCTTCGAAACGATGGAGGCCATGATGAACGTCGAATCGTATTTCACACCCGAACAACTCGAAGAACTGCGCCAGCGCCGCGAGGCCCTGGGCGAGGAGGGGCTCAAGCAATCGCAAGAGGATTGGCGCGTGCTCGTCGACGAGGTGCGCGGCGAAATCGCCAAAGGCACCGATCCCGCCTCGCCGAGGGCCCAGGAGCTCGGCGCGCGCTGGGCGGCCTTGGTGCAAGCGTTCACCGGCGGCAACCCGGGAATCGCCGCGGCCGTTCGCAAGATGTGGTTCAGCGAGGGGCACAAGAACACGCCGGGCATCGACGTGACCGCCGTGCGTGAGGCAGGGGACTACATCGTCAAGGTCAACGCCGCCAAAAAGACCTGA
- a CDS encoding HAD family hydrolase, which yields MRALIFDLDGTLVDTVYAHVFAWQQALAEAGMPIDGWRIHRRIGMSGGLFTRALVRETGTNLSIEETKALQDRHGAIFRQLLPERRPLPGAVALLRRLRELGIPHGIATSGRRPEIDQSLVALEIPSTTVVIERGDVARAKPEPDLFLACQTRLSVAVEDCYVVGDAVWDLLAARRARMLSVGLLTGGYGEDELSRAGAYRVYRDAADLDASLDELGVLP from the coding sequence ATGCGCGCCCTCATTTTCGATCTCGACGGCACCTTGGTCGACACGGTGTACGCCCACGTGTTCGCCTGGCAGCAAGCTCTGGCCGAGGCCGGAATGCCCATCGATGGCTGGCGCATCCACCGCCGCATCGGCATGAGCGGTGGGCTATTTACCCGCGCGCTCGTCCGCGAGACGGGCACGAACCTCTCCATCGAGGAGACGAAGGCCCTTCAAGATCGCCACGGCGCCATCTTTCGCCAGCTGCTGCCCGAGAGGCGGCCTCTTCCCGGCGCCGTCGCGCTCTTGCGGCGCCTGCGCGAGCTCGGCATTCCCCATGGAATTGCCACCTCGGGCCGCCGTCCCGAGATCGATCAATCCTTGGTGGCCCTGGAGATCCCCAGCACCACCGTGGTCATCGAACGCGGCGACGTGGCCCGCGCCAAGCCCGAGCCCGACCTGTTCCTCGCGTGCCAGACCCGCCTCTCCGTCGCCGTCGAGGACTGCTACGTCGTGGGCGATGCCGTTTGGGACCTTCTGGCGGCGCGCCGCGCGCGCATGTTGAGCGTGGGCCTGCTCACGGGTGGCTACGGCGAAGACGAGCTGTCGCGCGCCGGCGCCTACCGCGTTTACCGCGACGCTGCCGACCTCGACGCCTCCTTGGACGAGCTCGGCGTCTTGCCCTGA
- a CDS encoding DUF2127 domain-containing protein, whose translation MTRPGALRLIILYKLVRGGLALVLALLVLILAVGHFGTPLADALSGALHHLAHPWAHRAGDALMKAVATNRYLYVAAFALGVDGTFTLLEGAALARGSWWGPWLVVISTSMLLPPEVVGLFRHASAVRAVILVLNVAIVAYLVSHARRTRA comes from the coding sequence GTGACGCGTCCTGGGGCCTTGCGGCTCATCATTCTGTACAAGCTCGTTCGCGGTGGGCTCGCACTGGTGCTCGCGTTGCTGGTGCTGATTCTCGCCGTGGGGCACTTCGGAACGCCGTTGGCCGACGCGCTATCGGGCGCGCTGCATCACCTTGCGCACCCATGGGCGCACCGTGCGGGCGACGCGCTCATGAAGGCGGTGGCAACGAACCGCTATCTCTACGTCGCGGCGTTTGCGCTGGGCGTCGATGGCACGTTCACCTTGCTCGAGGGAGCGGCCCTCGCGCGCGGTTCGTGGTGGGGGCCGTGGCTCGTGGTGATCTCCACGTCGATGCTGCTCCCGCCCGAAGTCGTCGGGCTCTTTCGTCACGCGAGCGCGGTGCGGGCGGTCATCCTCGTCCTCAACGTGGCCATCGTCGCATACCTGGTCAGTCACGCGCGGCGTACGCGTGCGTGA
- a CDS encoding class I SAM-dependent methyltransferase, which produces MPTDWNLPDVAQSYEDYEPIRERALAYPLMFEALGLGSPNCRTVLDYGCGTGKVAERIVSTFEGVSMIAADPSSGMLGIARSKRTHPKIRYQQIGQDQGLDLGSDSIDGALSCFIFVCISEAERIRRIVQEVYRVLRPGATYAMLELDPASIGVPFSIVQMGEKGRTYGAGDPVEVRLTVPGAEPLVVVDYYWPKDVHVGFLEDAGFGQIRAHTPTLPQGYDGPGAERMEVERTYPPYVIYTAQK; this is translated from the coding sequence ATGCCCACCGATTGGAACTTGCCCGACGTTGCGCAGAGCTACGAAGACTACGAGCCCATTCGCGAACGCGCGCTGGCCTATCCCTTGATGTTCGAGGCGCTCGGCCTTGGCTCACCGAATTGCCGCACGGTGCTCGATTACGGTTGTGGCACCGGCAAGGTCGCCGAGCGCATCGTGAGTACCTTCGAAGGCGTATCGATGATCGCCGCCGACCCTTCGTCCGGTATGCTGGGCATTGCGCGCAGCAAACGCACCCATCCGAAGATTCGCTACCAGCAGATTGGCCAAGACCAAGGGCTCGATCTCGGGTCGGACTCCATCGATGGTGCGCTGAGCTGCTTCATCTTCGTGTGCATTTCGGAAGCCGAGCGCATTCGTCGCATCGTTCAAGAGGTGTACCGTGTGCTGCGCCCGGGCGCGACGTACGCCATGCTCGAGCTCGACCCGGCGTCCATCGGCGTTCCGTTCTCCATCGTGCAAATGGGCGAGAAGGGCCGCACCTACGGGGCCGGTGATCCGGTGGAAGTTCGCCTGACCGTGCCGGGGGCCGAACCCTTGGTCGTGGTCGACTATTACTGGCCCAAGGACGTGCACGTGGGGTTTCTCGAGGATGCAGGCTTCGGCCAAATCCGTGCGCATACACCGACCTTGCCCCAGGGCTACGACGGGCCGGGGGCGGAGCGGATGGAGGTCGAGCGCACGTACCCGCCGTACGTGATCTACACGGCCCAGAAGTGA
- a CDS encoding LysR family transcriptional regulator, whose product MPSSFDPKAVHLELLRTLLAAATARTFGEAAKQRGISTPAISQQIKALETQLGMPLFERVGRNARLTPSGAELVAVVRHQLALLDDAVAAFVEDGESVRGRVRIGGPAPFSAMWLRPRLVKLLKAHPGLRLDVNYGVTSVITKQLLAGDIDFGIIVQDPAESSIESRVVFVEQFVPVASPGYVRKHGMPENAAEFRQRPMIIFDNDMAMLAPWWRAAFGRREPMPANVVCSVTSLEDMRQLALQGLGIAVLPDYFTARDLAAGHLVQVCKHVHPERCKREARNPMYLCWRKGTVMTARLRAVLAELTA is encoded by the coding sequence ATGCCGTCATCCTTCGATCCCAAGGCCGTTCATCTGGAATTGCTGCGCACGCTGCTCGCCGCAGCCACGGCGCGCACCTTCGGGGAGGCGGCGAAGCAGCGCGGAATCAGCACGCCCGCCATCAGCCAGCAGATCAAGGCGCTGGAGACGCAGCTTGGTATGCCACTGTTCGAGCGGGTAGGGCGCAACGCGCGGCTTACCCCCAGCGGCGCGGAGTTGGTGGCCGTGGTGCGGCACCAGCTCGCGCTTCTCGACGACGCCGTGGCGGCCTTCGTGGAGGATGGCGAGAGCGTGCGGGGGCGCGTCCGCATCGGCGGCCCCGCGCCCTTCAGCGCCATGTGGCTGCGCCCCCGGCTGGTGAAGCTTTTGAAAGCGCACCCGGGATTGCGTCTCGACGTGAACTACGGTGTGACCTCCGTCATCACGAAGCAATTGCTCGCCGGCGACATCGACTTTGGAATCATCGTGCAGGATCCCGCCGAGTCCTCGATCGAGTCGCGCGTCGTTTTCGTGGAACAGTTCGTGCCGGTGGCGTCGCCCGGGTACGTGCGCAAACACGGTATGCCGGAGAACGCGGCGGAGTTTCGCCAGCGCCCCATGATCATCTTCGACAACGACATGGCCATGCTCGCGCCCTGGTGGCGTGCCGCCTTCGGCCGGCGCGAGCCCATGCCGGCCAATGTGGTTTGCAGCGTGACCAGCCTGGAGGACATGCGGCAGCTCGCGCTTCAGGGCCTGGGCATCGCCGTGCTGCCCGACTATTTCACCGCGCGTGATTTGGCCGCGGGCCACTTGGTGCAGGTGTGCAAGCATGTGCACCCGGAGCGCTGCAAGCGCGAGGCGCGTAACCCGATGTATCTCTGCTGGCGAAAGGGCACGGTCATGACCGCACGCCTGCGCGCCGTTCTCGCCGAGCTAACGGCCTGA